CCGCGGCGCAGCTCCGCGGCAAGGACGGCAACTTCGCGCTCCGCGGCATGATCCTCATCGACGAGATCCGAGGCCGACTCGCCGAGGTCTTCAGCCTCAAGTCGTACAAGATTGATCATGTCGTACACGGCGCCATCGGAAGTGCCGCGGCATTCGGCGCGATGATGGGCGCGACCGCGGAACAGATCGAGAGCGCGATCGGCATGGTCGTCGCGCACTACATCCCGTTCCGCGCGATCCGCGCCGGCAAGCAACTCAGCGATTCCAAGGGCGCTTCCGCAGCGATCAGCACGGAAGCAGCAGTGCTTTCGGTCAAGCGCAGCATGGCCGGGTTCCTCGGTCCGCGCGACATCTTCCGCAATCCCGAAGCAATCTTCCGCCTCTTCGAAGGGCCCGGTCAGTTGTTCAAGAAAACCGCCAGCGGCGGCACGGGCATCCCCGACGCGAAGGAATCTTGGGGAACAAAGACCTACGCCTCGCCCTTTGATCTTGTGCTCGGCCGCGCCGGCTCCGACTTCGCGGTGATGGGCATGCACTTCAAGCTGGGTCTCTATGAACATCAGAGCGCGGGCGCGCTGCAGGGGATGATCAACCTGATTTCCCGCAACCCGCACCTGCTTGATGATCAGACCGGCGACGCGATCGACAAGATCGTGGTCAAGGCATACGAGCCCGCGTTCGGGATCATCGGCGACCCCGCGAAGCGCGATCCGAAGACACGCCAATCTGCCGATCACTCGATGCTCTATCTGGTCTGCACGATGCTCCGCAAGGCACTCGAGAATCGCGCCGCGAGCAAGGCGGCGAAGGCGACATGGCGCGATGTCATGCTCCTCCCTCACGACTTCTCCGCCAAGAGCCTCAGCGACCCGCTCACGCGGCGTCTCATGGACAAGATGTCGTTCGAATGGGGCGGCGAGGAGTACGACCGCAAGTATCCGGACGGGATTCCCACCTCGATGATCATCACCGACGATCAGGGCCAGTCCTTCGACAGCGGCCTCGTGATGTATCCGGGTGGGCACGCCCGGAACGATCAAGGCCCGGACAAGATCGATCTGCAAGAGGTACTCGATCACAAGTTCAAGAAACTGGCCGAGATCGCGAGCGACGACCCGAAAGCGCTCGTCAAGCGACTCGGCGGACTCAAATCAAAGTCGGCCAAGCAACTCGCAGAAATCATGGATTTCGAGATCAAGTCGCACGGGAAGTTCGAGTAGCTTCCGTTCATCTTTCCACTCATGGCCGGATACTCAGGAACTCCGTTGGCGAAAAAACTCGGCATCAAACCGGGCCATGCGGTCGGCCTGTGGTCCGAGCCGGTTGGCTTCACCAAAGCGCTCGACGGCCTGCCGCCGGATGTGCCCTTCACCTCGCTCTCCCGCGGCAAGTCTCCGCTCGATGTGCTCGTCGTATTCGTCAAATCTCAGAAAGAGCTGGCGACTCGACTCGCCGCTGCCCGCGCGAGAATGAATCCCGCCGCCGGCCTCTGGATCGCGTGGCCAAAGAAAGCCAGCGGCGTCAAGACCGATATCACCGAAGACGTCATCCGCGATCTCGCTCTCGCGACCGATCTCGTTGACAACAAGGTCTGCGCGATTGATGAAACCTGGTCCGGCCTGCGCCTCGTCATCCGCTTAAAGCACCGCGCCAAGTAGCTCGGGTGACTCATCGTCTTACTTCGTGCGCCCGAACACAATCCGCAACTCGCTCGCGGGCAACTGCCAGCACAAGTTCTCTTCCCAAAGCTCCTGCATGAGCCGCGACGAGTTCACGATCGCCTGCAGTACTTTCTTGAGCTGCCTGATCACCACAAACTCAGAGTTGAACCGCACCTTCTGCGAGATCACCCGCACCGATACATCGTTGTAAAACGCCGGCACCTTCCGCTTGTACGGCCAGCCTTCCTTGCAGAAATACCCGAGCGAGTACAGCCCCCACGGCGTCTTGTGCGTGTAATCCGAGTAGTAGTGCGGATTCGAAAAGTGCGGCACGGTGATGTGACACTCCCCTTCTGGTCTCAGCACGCGCACGACTTCGCGCACAACGGTCTCGATATTCGAGAGATGCTCGAACGTGTGCACCGATTCGATCCGGTCCACCGACGCATCCGGCAAAAACGCAAGCCCCTGGTTGACATCGGCCACGATATCCACGCCCGCCAATTCGAGAGCATCGATGCCGATGCTCCCGGGCTTCTTATTCGGGCCGCAGCCGATCTCGACCACGACCGGGCGTTTCGTGAGCAGTGCTTTCAGATCGGATCGAACGCGCGTCTCCATGTCGGCAGGATACGAAACGCGCGCGCGTCGCAGCGTCCCCAACATCATTCACGCTTGCACGAGTCCAAAAAGACCCTACGAAGCCCTTAAACGTTCAAGCGATCTCGGAAACGAAGCATTTTCTTCTTTGCATCGAACTGGAGCGATCTCGCGGGCCTTTGGACGGGCGGCGCCTTGACCGTGATCGGCGCTGGACAATCGCCCAATCGGGACCGGGGGAACTCCAACCCCGGGTCTGCCGCTGCAACATCGAGCACAAACTCGGAATACTGCTCAGCGCGGATGCTCTCGATCGAGCGACCGAACGGCGGCTCCATAGGCATCGCGTACCGCACGATCATGTACGCCATCAGATCATCCGTGATTCCTTGCGATGCGATCAACGCCTTCATTTGATCCCAATGGGTCCCGTAGTGCTCTCCACGATCAACGCCCATGAGCCGATAGGCCTCAGCCCCGTTCTCAACCTTTTGTTGAAGCTGGCGCTTGGTTCGGATCGGCAGGTGATACAGACCAAAGGCCGGGTGCGCCTCAATCTCCCTTCTCTGAGCGTCCGTCGTCACCAACGAGTGATTCCCTTCCCAAATCGCGAACTCTTTCGGACGCACCTTCGATGGCTGATACGCGATTTTTACATACGGCGACGGCACCGGTGGTCGCAGAAATCGTCCGCCTTGAATCGCGCCGCTCTCCATATCCAGCGGCACAAGATTCAACCAGTTCATGCGAATGACCGGGTGCTCGGCATGTTCCATCAACGCCGATTCAAACTCCCCGCGGCTTGCAAACGGCAGGTACTCGTCCGCATCCAGGAGGAATACCCATCCTGCCTTCCGGCGGCGGACAAGGTTGTGCGCCGCCCAGGTCATGACTTTCGATTGGTAGTAGCCCGTTTCGTCGAATCCAATGCACTGGACCTTGCGCTGTCGCGCCGACAGCTCGCGAAGAAACTCGCCAGTGCCGTCCGTCGATCGATGATCGAAAACGATGACATGATCAAAGAGTGCAAGCGCGTGCGCCATGAATCCTCGAATGATCTCAGCCTCGTCGCGCACCATGCAGATCAGGGTGAGCCGCCCGGGCCGCGGCGGACCGAACAAATGTCGGCTGATCCGCCGCCGAAGTCTTCCGGGAATCGTTTTGAGCTTGAGCGCCTTCGCTCGCACTCGCGCGCCGGCATCGGTCCATCTTGCCACACGCCCGCCCAGAATCGACCTCCACGCTCGCGTCGCCAAACCAGGATCGTCGCGGTTCTGCTTTGCGTCGCTTTCGACCTCAGTACTCATCCGCACTTCCCCGCGAAGAACAATGCGCCACGCGATCTTCCGGCTTCAACCACGACCGCTCCCGATTCCGCGACATGGTACAAAGCTCGCCACGCGGGCACACCGGCGGTCTCGGCAGCGGCACACAATGCCGGGTCCCCCGTCCGGCCCGGAGAGCACTCCTTGAGCCAACCTGACGAATGTTCTGCCGCCGCATCCCGCCTCCGCGCCGCACGCTCCGTCATCGTCATCACCGGCGCCGGAATCTCGGCCGAATCCGGCCTGCGCACTTTCCGCGGCATCTCCGCGGCAAACCCGAACGACTTGCCGCCCGACATGCGAGCCCTCTGGGCCGAATTCGATCCGCAAACACTCGCCACTCCGGAAGCCTTCGAGGCCGATCCGGAGCGCGTTTCCCGCTGGTACGACTGGCGACGGCTCGGCTGTCTCGCCGCCGAACCCAATCCCGGCCACCTCGCCCTCGCCGCATTCGAACGCGAGGTCGCGAAGCGCGCCGGCGCATTCACGCTGCTCACCCAGAATGTTGATCGCCTGCATCAGCGCGCGGGAAGCACCAACGTCGTCGAACTCCACGGCAACATCATCCAGTGGCGCTGCACATCGACTCACCGTGTCATCGATCTACCACCGGCAGCTCTGCCGGCATTCCCAGCTCCGTCGCCCGTTTGCGACGGCGCCTTCCTCCGCCCCCACGTCGTTTGGTTCGGCGAGATGCTCCCCGAAGCCGCGCTCCGTGCGGCGTCAGACGCCGTCTCGACCTGCGATCTCTTTCTCTCCATCGGAACCAGCGCCGTCGTCTATCCCGCCGCGGGTTTCCTGCACGCCGCACGCCAAAATGGAGCATTCACCATCGAAATCAACGCGGAGCCCACCGCCGCGTCGCACGTGGTCGATCTCTGCCTGCACGGAAAGAGCGGCGATCTTCTGCCAACCCTCGTCTCGCTTGCCTTTCCCAGCAACTGATCGACGAGCCGATTCCCCAGCCGTCCCTGTCCTGAAACGAAGCGAGCCCGCGCGCTTTCACGCTCGGGCCCGTCACGAACTCGCGACACTCGGTTAGGGGCACAGCAGCTCGTTGTACGCCGCGACGAAGATCACGAAATCCGCATCGTCAACGAGTGTGTTGCCATCGAAATCCGCGGGGCAACCGCTCGGCATCCCCGGATCGGAGCAGTCCAGCGTGTTGTATGCGCCAACGAACATCGAAAAGTCCGAATCATCCACGAGCCCGTCGTGGTTCAGATCGCAGGGGCACGCCGTCTTCTGAAGTTCGAACGCCCCCATATCGACCCTCGCGATCGCATCGCCGTTGCCGTCCACAATGCGCGGCAGATCCATCAGGTCGGTGCCGTACGCATCGGCATTGCTGCCCGCATCCACGCACGCAGAGTTCTTGTTGAGGCGATAGTCGTCGTCCCAATTGCCGAGAATGCCATCCGAACCGCTCGAGCTGACGAACGACGGCAAATTGCCGATGTTCCCGACACCCGCGATCGGAGTGTTGCTGAAGTCCGGGGTCACACAGGAATATTGAACGTCGAATGATCCGCCGGACGCATTCACTTGCTTGACCGTCGGGAGCATCAATCCCGGCCCCGTATTCCCGTACACGATCGAGTTTCTCATGTTGATATTCGCAGACGCGAGCGCACGGATGCCGCCCGATCCGCTCGTGCTGAGGTTGTTCACGATCGTGCAATTCCGGACGCCCAGGTCCACGTTCGTCCCCGTGATGTAGATGGCGCCGCCTTCCTGCGTCGCGCTATTGCCCCACATCGCGGAGTTGTAGAACCAGGCATCCCCGTAGGAGCGCACCGCGCCGCCGACGCTCGCCGCCTGATTCTGCAGGAACTTCGAGTTGTACACGACCAGCACCGGCTGGAACAACCCGCCCGAGCCCCCCCAATACTGCAGCCCTGCGCCCTGATCCGCCGTGTTCTGCCAGAAAATGCACTTGTCAAACGTCGGGCCGAAGAACGCGGCCGTCCCGTCGATGAACGCTCCGCCGCCGCCGTGCAGCGCGTAGTTGCCGAAGAAAGTGCAATTGCGCACAGTCGGCGATCCGTTCGCGGCGTAGAGCCCGCCGCCGGCCTCGTTCGGCGCGCTTCCGTTCGCATAACCGGAAGCGATCGTAAATCCGTCGAGCACGGTCTGGTACGTGACGGACGACGCATCGACAACGTGGTACGAATTGTCGTTCTGGAGCCCGGTGCCGATCTCGCCGGAGAGGTAGCTCTGATTTCCGACGCTCAGCACACGCTGGTTGAGATTCGTCTCGTTTCCGACAAACCCGCCGTACATCTTGACGCCTTCAACGAGCTTGAACGAGTTGGAGCGCGAGGCCCCCGGCTTGTACATGCCGCCCGCGACCCAGATCTCGGTGATCTGACCCGCCGACGCCTTCGCGACGGTCAGCGCTTCCTGCAGATCCTTGAACGCATCGGTCCAGGAAAGCCCGGTGTTCGCACCGGGCGCGTTGTCGTTGACATACAGGCGATTGCCGTTGATCTTGACAAGCTGCAGCCCGTTGAACGCGCACTTCGCAAGGCCGATGAACTCGCACGAAGACGAGAGCTTGAGTTTCGGCGCCCCCGGTCCGACCTTGAAGTTGAAGATCTGGTACGTCTTGCCGCGTTGATGAACATTCGGCGTCGTGGGTCCGGAGGTCGTTGCCGCACCGAATCCGGCGCCGCCGATATCGCCCGAGAGCTGATTGTTGTAGTACGCCGTGAAACCAAAGGTATCCGTGTACGACGCGTCGCTTGCGGTGAGCGCCGCGTACACATACGCGCGATAGAAGCCCTCGTCGAGCCCGTTGATCTCGACGGTCACCACGCCGTTGGTGTCAAAGCCCATCGCGTAATCATCCATCAGCGACCCGAAATCGCCGGTGCCAAGATCGCCGCTGTGGTTTCCGCTGTTGGTCTTGGCCGTAAGCGTCAATCCCGCAGAAAGCCCGTTCAGGCCGACCAGATTCACCGTCGCGCCCGCGCCGGTAGCGACCACCTGATTCCAACTGCCGGGCTGCGCCGCGGCAGCGCCGTATGACGCCGACGGCACGGGTTTGCCCGTGTAGTTCACATCGACGTTCACCGACTGACCCGCCGCCGAACCGGCGAGAAGCACCAGAGCCGAGATTGCTGAAAAGCGGAGCATGACGAATTCCTTGTTGAAATCTGCACTCGATCGCCGCGCCATCCCCGCGCAAGGTCGCACAGACCTTGCTTCGTCAGGCAGTCACGTCTCAACCCGCGAGGGCACACTTGATGTTCGGCGTTATCAACCCGTGCGACGGCGATGACCACGCCGGCTATTCAAAGTCTGAAATTTCGGTGCGATGTTTCATCGCCACCCCCTCAAGATCCCGACGCCGCAAGCGTCTTGAGCTCGCGCCGGATCACCTTGCCGGTTGCGTTCCGGGGCAGCGCTTCGAGATGTCGCACTTCAACGGGCACCTTGTATCCAGCCAGATTCTGTCGGCACCAGCCGATCAATTCTTTCTCATCAAACGCCGCGCCGTCTCGCATCTCGACGAACGCCATCGGCTGCTCGCCCCGCATCGGGTCGCTCACCCCGACAACACCGCTTGCGTTCACCGAAGGATGCCGATCGAGCACTTCCTCGATTTCGCGCGGGAACACGTTTTCTCCCCCGATGATGAGCATCTCCTTCAGCCGCCCTGTGATGTGCAGATGACCATCGTCGTCGAATCGTCCGATGTCGC
The DNA window shown above is from Phycisphaeraceae bacterium and carries:
- a CDS encoding MmgE/PrpD family protein translates to MPTLNINKNTHIHLPADTNQALGIAQYAIDFMSDSPAKRGEPDQSVLDRTELFHTDANLCGVSALALGTNAPTILRAEAHQYATPVSGSGSLAGVPWARGAVRSGVPTFGSRTDVQVEKALVANGAAVREWDSNGTNFGFNPELGHTAGEFGHNDFYGVALAAAQLRGKDGNFALRGMILIDEIRGRLAEVFSLKSYKIDHVVHGAIGSAAAFGAMMGATAEQIESAIGMVVAHYIPFRAIRAGKQLSDSKGASAAISTEAAVLSVKRSMAGFLGPRDIFRNPEAIFRLFEGPGQLFKKTASGGTGIPDAKESWGTKTYASPFDLVLGRAGSDFAVMGMHFKLGLYEHQSAGALQGMINLISRNPHLLDDQTGDAIDKIVVKAYEPAFGIIGDPAKRDPKTRQSADHSMLYLVCTMLRKALENRAASKAAKATWRDVMLLPHDFSAKSLSDPLTRRLMDKMSFEWGGEEYDRKYPDGIPTSMIITDDQGQSFDSGLVMYPGGHARNDQGPDKIDLQEVLDHKFKKLAEIASDDPKALVKRLGGLKSKSAKQLAEIMDFEIKSHGKFE
- a CDS encoding DUF3052 family protein translates to MAGYSGTPLAKKLGIKPGHAVGLWSEPVGFTKALDGLPPDVPFTSLSRGKSPLDVLVVFVKSQKELATRLAAARARMNPAAGLWIAWPKKASGVKTDITEDVIRDLALATDLVDNKVCAIDETWSGLRLVIRLKHRAK
- a CDS encoding methyltransferase domain-containing protein, coding for METRVRSDLKALLTKRPVVVEIGCGPNKKPGSIGIDALELAGVDIVADVNQGLAFLPDASVDRIESVHTFEHLSNIETVVREVVRVLRPEGECHITVPHFSNPHYYSDYTHKTPWGLYSLGYFCKEGWPYKRKVPAFYNDVSVRVISQKVRFNSEFVVIRQLKKVLQAIVNSSRLMQELWEENLCWQLPASELRIVFGRTK
- a CDS encoding glycosyltransferase family 2 protein yields the protein MSTEVESDAKQNRDDPGLATRAWRSILGGRVARWTDAGARVRAKALKLKTIPGRLRRRISRHLFGPPRPGRLTLICMVRDEAEIIRGFMAHALALFDHVIVFDHRSTDGTGEFLRELSARQRKVQCIGFDETGYYQSKVMTWAAHNLVRRRKAGWVFLLDADEYLPFASRGEFESALMEHAEHPVIRMNWLNLVPLDMESGAIQGGRFLRPPVPSPYVKIAYQPSKVRPKEFAIWEGNHSLVTTDAQRREIEAHPAFGLYHLPIRTKRQLQQKVENGAEAYRLMGVDRGEHYGTHWDQMKALIASQGITDDLMAYMIVRYAMPMEPPFGRSIESIRAEQYSEFVLDVAAADPGLEFPRSRLGDCPAPITVKAPPVQRPARSLQFDAKKKMLRFRDRLNV
- a CDS encoding NAD-dependent deacylase — translated: MSQPDECSAAASRLRAARSVIVITGAGISAESGLRTFRGISAANPNDLPPDMRALWAEFDPQTLATPEAFEADPERVSRWYDWRRLGCLAAEPNPGHLALAAFEREVAKRAGAFTLLTQNVDRLHQRAGSTNVVELHGNIIQWRCTSTHRVIDLPPAALPAFPAPSPVCDGAFLRPHVVWFGEMLPEAALRAASDAVSTCDLFLSIGTSAVVYPAAGFLHAARQNGAFTIEINAEPTAASHVVDLCLHGKSGDLLPTLVSLAFPSN